A single genomic interval of Penaeus vannamei isolate JL-2024 chromosome 21, ASM4276789v1, whole genome shotgun sequence harbors:
- the LOC113819226 gene encoding uncharacterized protein has protein sequence MSIPPILPPLLLLLVLLMLMPLPPPLPPPPPPPLDRHHYHHHNHHHFHFYHHLHRCSGTSGDAMVRSAEFSQLAAQISSLTSSFHQDDPLSFPLDDPLLDPGYPLDHCTPERPLLSPSSALSPPHSPYTPTPTATPLQDSPLNVFDETEEDAATLEGGEEQAQAITTEGETAYPSESGALSPTAAHAAAQPAHETHHPSVHEG, from the exons ATGTCCATCCCTCCCATTCTGCCgccgttgctgctgctgctggtgctgctgatgctgatgccgctaccaccaccacttccaccaccaccaccaccaccgcttgaccgccaccactaccatcaccacaaccaccatcacttcCACTTCTACCACCATCTCCACCGCTGCTCGGGTACCTCAGGTGACGCCATGGTGCGGTCGGCCGAGTTCAGCCAGCTCGCTGCCCAGATcagctccctcacctcctccttccaccaggacgaccccctctccttccccctggaCGATCCGC TACTGGATCCCGGGTACCCTCTGGACCACTGCACTCCCGAGCGTCCTCTGCTGTCGCCCTCTTCTGCCCTCTCACCGCCCCACTCACcttacacgcccacgcccacggcaaCTCCTCTGCAAG ACTCCCCCTTGAACGTCTTTGACGAAACGGAGGAGGACGCGGCCACGCTGGAGGGCGGCGAGGAGCAAGCTCAAGCCATAACCACCGAGGGCGAGACGGCGTATCCATCCGAGAGCGGCGCCCTGTCACCcaccgccgcccacgccgccgcccAGCCCGCCCACGAAACTCATCATCCATCCGTCCACGAAGGGTGA